A genomic segment from Sulfuritalea hydrogenivorans sk43H encodes:
- a CDS encoding SoxR reducing system RseC family protein, giving the protein MSQCDAVVVEASGNEVWVEVPGRAPACGSCKNTDACQDSLLGLSAGPRRYRLENRIGARIGDRVQLTVADGTLWRASLASYVLPVLLAIAGAVVGQTAGGDAWAAMGTLAGLGCGLVLLRFKELRARRQDSFLSLDVQTQEVRFKESS; this is encoded by the coding sequence ATGAGCCAGTGCGATGCGGTCGTGGTCGAAGCCTCGGGCAACGAGGTCTGGGTTGAAGTCCCCGGTCGTGCACCCGCTTGCGGCAGTTGCAAGAATACCGATGCCTGTCAGGACAGCCTGCTCGGCTTGAGCGCGGGGCCACGCCGCTATCGGCTGGAAAACAGGATCGGCGCCCGGATCGGCGACCGCGTGCAACTGACCGTGGCCGACGGCACCTTGTGGCGCGCCTCCTTGGCCTCATATGTACTGCCGGTGTTGCTGGCCATCGCCGGCGCCGTCGTCGGGCAAACCGCGGGCGGCGACGCATGGGCCGCGATGGGAACCCTTGCCGGCCTCGGTTGCGGTCTCGTGCTGTTGCGCTTCAAAGAGCTTCGTGCGCGGCGTCAGGACAGTTTTTTATCGTTGGATGTTCAAACCCAGGAAGTACGTTTCAAGGAGTCGTCATGA
- a CDS encoding MucB/RseB C-terminal domain-containing protein, with protein MAVVRALLPAFFGIVLSPVLLAVPALADDGLALLQRIAQGSRQLTYSGTFVYRSGGKVDSSRIAHSANNGLEVERIEALDGSPREVLRAGTEVKCFFPEEKLLIIENRSSKRGFPTLLPAGLGGLPEHYAIRSGGLGRVAGMKSRAVLLEPRDELRYGHEFWMDDASGLLLKASLLGERGETLESFAFTQVKIGGPLEQGALKPRFDSERVRVQQVRATEVNPEEMGWGFRAALPGFRKVAAMKRQTAPGNPESLHVVFSDGLASISVFIEPGGSAGEADTMSTVGPVNVYRRHLGEHRLVVMGEVPALAVRRLGDGIERRRK; from the coding sequence ATGGCCGTGGTTCGCGCCTTGCTGCCGGCATTCTTCGGGATTGTGCTGAGCCCCGTGCTGCTGGCTGTGCCGGCCCTGGCCGACGATGGGCTGGCCTTGCTGCAACGCATTGCGCAAGGCTCGCGGCAACTGACCTACAGCGGTACATTCGTCTATCGCAGCGGCGGCAAGGTCGATAGCTCGCGCATTGCACATTCCGCGAACAACGGTCTCGAAGTCGAGCGGATCGAAGCGCTTGACGGGAGTCCGCGGGAGGTGTTGCGCGCCGGCACGGAAGTGAAATGCTTTTTCCCGGAAGAAAAGCTCCTGATCATCGAGAACCGGTCGAGCAAGCGCGGGTTCCCCACCCTGCTGCCTGCCGGTTTGGGCGGCTTGCCGGAGCACTATGCAATTCGCAGCGGCGGCCTGGGGCGGGTCGCGGGCATGAAGAGCCGGGCCGTGCTGCTGGAGCCGCGCGACGAGTTGCGTTATGGCCATGAGTTCTGGATGGACGATGCCAGCGGCTTGTTGCTGAAGGCCAGCCTGCTCGGCGAACGCGGCGAGACGCTCGAGTCCTTTGCTTTTACCCAGGTCAAGATTGGCGGGCCGCTTGAACAGGGGGCACTGAAGCCGCGTTTCGACAGCGAGCGCGTACGGGTGCAGCAGGTGCGGGCGACCGAGGTGAACCCCGAAGAAATGGGGTGGGGTTTCCGTGCCGCGCTGCCGGGATTTCGCAAGGTTGCGGCCATGAAGCGACAGACGGCGCCCGGGAATCCGGAGAGCCTTCATGTGGTGTTTTCCGATGGGCTGGCATCGATCTCGGTATTCATCGAGCCGGGCGGTTCGGCAGGGGAAGCCGACACCATGTCCACGGTCGGCCCGGTCAATGTGTATCGGCGCCACTTGGGCGAGCATCGACTGGTCGTCATGGGCGAGGTGCCGGCGCTTGCAGTCAGGCGGCTTGGCGACGGCATCGAGCGGAGACGCAAATGA
- a CDS encoding sigma-E factor negative regulatory protein yields the protein MKTRISALMDGELESHEIAEIFRELKRKKELRSEWCDCQLIGAALRGERGLDIDVASRVMSAIELEPTVMAPAPRRTLEWQRPALALAASAAGVAVVAWLVLAPSGDTAPARQLALATAKPGPAAGSMPASSQSTPRLQEYLVAHQAYAPGGPMVGGARNIRTVAASGEGR from the coding sequence ATGAAGACACGAATTTCGGCCCTGATGGATGGTGAGCTCGAAAGCCACGAGATTGCCGAGATATTCCGCGAACTGAAGCGCAAGAAGGAACTGCGCAGCGAATGGTGCGATTGCCAGTTGATCGGCGCGGCCTTGCGCGGCGAGCGCGGACTCGACATCGATGTGGCTTCCCGCGTGATGTCGGCAATCGAACTGGAACCCACCGTGATGGCGCCCGCGCCGCGTCGGACGCTCGAATGGCAGCGGCCGGCATTGGCGCTCGCCGCATCCGCCGCTGGCGTGGCGGTAGTCGCCTGGCTGGTACTGGCGCCGAGCGGCGACACGGCTCCGGCCCGGCAGCTTGCGCTGGCGACCGCGAAGCCGGGACCGGCAGCGGGGTCGATGCCGGCAAGCTCGCAGTCGACGCCGCGTTTGCAGGAATATCTGGTGGCGCATCAGGCCTATGCGCCGGGCGGCCCCATGGTTGGCGGTGCGCGCAACATACGCACCGTTGCCGCTTCGGGCGAGGGCCGCTGA